DNA sequence from the Calidithermus timidus DSM 17022 genome:
CCCAACAGATGCCCACCCCGATGCACCCGTAACGGGTGCTCCACACCTTGAAGCCGGTGTCGCCGGGGTTGAAGTAGTACTTCTCCTCATAGCCGGGGCCGTCGGGGATGTGGCTCTTGCGGTAAACCCCCATCAGGCTACCGTCGGCGTCGATCATGGCCAGGCTGTTGTAGTGGGCCTGTCCGCTGCGCTCGAAGAAGCTGATGGGCAGCACCACCTCGAGCTCCTTCGCCAGGGCCTGGAAGCGGGGGATGAAGGGGTGCTCCTCGAGGGGATGGGCCAGGCGGAAGAACTCCTCGCGCTCCTTCTGGCAGAAGTACAGGTTCTCGAAGAGCTCGGGCAGCAGTACGATCTGGGCCCGGTTGGCGGCGGCCTCGCGGATGAAGCGCTCGGCCTTGGCCAGGTTCTGCTCGAGCGCCTCGCTCATGCTCATCTGCACGATGGCCAGCCTGGGCACGCTCAACCTCCCGCCCAGATCCGCCCGACGGGCTGCTGCTGGGTCACGCAGTGAAAGGCCCCACCCCCGGTGATGAGGTTGCGGGCCATCAGGCCGATCACCTGGCGCTCGGGGAAGACCTGGCGCAGGATCTCGAGGGCCTTCTCGTCGTTGGGGTCGCCGTAGATGGGCACCAGCACCGCCCCGTTGGCGATGTAGAAGTTGGCGTAGGTGAGAGGCAGACGGGTGCCCTCGAGGTAGAGGGGGTTCCTGGGCAGCGGGAGCTTGACGATCTGGAAGCCTCCTAAGCTCTCGAGGATCTCCAGGTTCTCCCGCAACGGAGGGTAGTTGGGGTCGGATTCGTCCTCGCACACGGCGCTCACGATGGTGTGCTCGCGCGCAAAACGGGCGATGGTGTCGATGTGCCCGTCGGTGTGATCGCCCTCCAGGCCCTCACCCAGCCAGATCACGCTGTGGACGCCCAGGTAATCGTGCAGGTAGCCCTCGAGCTCCTCCTCGTTGAGGTGGGGATTGCGCTTAGGCGAGAGCAGGCACTGGCGGGTGGTGAGGCACACCCCCTGACCGTTGACCTCGAGGCTGCCCCCTTCCATCACGATGCCCACACGCCAGAGCTTGCCGCCCAGGATGCGGGCCATGTGGGTGGGGACCTGGTTGTCGAGCTGGGCGGGGTACTTCCCTCCCCAGCCGTTGAACTCCCAGTCGGTGAGCGCGACCTCCTCCCCCCGCCTCACGAAGATCGCCCCGCTGTCGCGCAGCCAGAGGTCGTTGTGGGGGACGCGGTGCAGGGTGAGGTTGGCGCTGTCCAGCCGGGCTTTGGCATCGGCCTCCGACTCCTCGTCGCCGACGATGAGGTGCACGGGCTCGAAGCGGGCCAGGGTGTTTACGAAGGCGGCGAACTCCTGGCGCACGGGCTCGAGGTAGCCCAACCACTGCTCCTCGTCGTGAGGCCAGGCCGTCCAGGTCGCAGCGTGTGGGGCCCACTCGGCAGGCATGGCGAAGCCAAGGGCTCGGGGGGTGAGGGTCGTCTCCACAAGTTCATGATCCTAGCACACCCGCATGAGCAGGGGGTTGGCAAACAGACAAGGTGGTAAGCCCCTTGCCTCACCGGCTCGACCCGCTCGCCTGCTCCACGCCGCCGCTGGTGATCTGGTCGTCGGAGAGGTAGTCGGCCCAGGTCTCCAGGTGCCCTGCGTCGCCTACCGTAAGCGCGCTGCCCTCGGGGTAGAGCAGGCGGGTGATGGAGGTGTTCTGGATGTGGAATTTGCGCCAGGAGAGGCCCTCGAGGCCCAGCGTCAGCTTGAGCGCGGCCCGGATCACCCCACCGTGGGCCACGGCGATGAAGCGCCCTTCGGGCAGCTCGCGCAGGAAGTCCTCCACCCGGCGGGCCACGTCGGCCATGCTTTCCCCGCCGGGGCGCGGGGTGTTCCAGGGGTCGGCGCTCACGGCCCGGAAGTACTCGGGGAACTCGCGCTTGATCTCCTCGTGCAGCTTGTTTTGCAGCTCTCCCACGTCGATCTCGCGCAGGCGCGGCTCGAGCCAGAGGTCCAGGCCCAGGTTCTCGGCGATGGGCCGCGCGGTCTGTAGCGCGCGGGTGAGATCGGAGGTGTAGAGGGCGTCGAAGGTGAGGTGGCTGTTCTTGAGCCGCTCGGCCACCCGGAAGGCCTGGGAGACCCCCTTAGGCGACAGCGGCACATCGAGCTGACCCTGGAGCCGACTTTCGGCGTTCCAGGCGGTTTCCCCGTGACGGATCAGCCAGATTTCGGTCATAGTCTAAATCAACTATCCCACCGTCACGCCCTGACCCTCGAGCGCCTTTCCTACACGATACCCCATCCCCAGGCACTGCAGAGCTGGAGCTACGTCACTTTCCCTGACCACGATCAAGTAGCCCAGGCCCATGTTGAACACGCGGAACATCTCCTCCAGCGCGACGTTCCCGGCTTCCTGGATCAGGCGGAAGAGGGGGGGGAGGGGCCAGGTGCCCAGCTCGAGGTGGGCGCCTATCCCCTCGGGCAGCACCCGCGGCAGGTTTTCGTAGACCCCGCCCCCGGTGATGTGGGCCATGGCCCGCACCTCGAGCCCGCTGTCCAGCAGGCGCGAGACGGGTTCCAGGTAGCTTCTGTGGGGCTCGAGCAGCGCCTCGCCCAGGCTGCGGCCCAGTTCGGGGCGGGGCTGGCGTAGGTCCCAGCCCTCGAAGACCTTGCGGGCCAGGCTGTAGCCGTTGGTGTGCAGCCCCGAGGAGGGCAGGGCGATGATGGCGTCGCCGGGTTCGACCCTCGAGCCATCGACGATGCGGCTGCGTTCCACCACACCCACGATGGTGCCCACCAGGTCCAGGCCGCCGGGGTGGTACACTCCCGGCATCTCGGCGGTCTCGCCGCCCAGCAGGGGCATTCCCGCGGCCTTGCAGGCTTCGGCCAGCGATTCCAGCACCACCCCCAGCAGCTCGGGCTCGAGGCGGCTGCTCGCTACGTAATCTAGGAAGAACAGCGGCTTGGCCCCCTGCACCAGCAGGTCGTTGACGCAGTGGTTGACGATGTCGAAACCCAGCCCGCCCCAGCGCCCGGTCTGGGCGGCCAGCATCGTCTTGGTGCCCACCCCGTCGGTGGAGGCCACCAGCACCGGCTGTTGCATTCCCTGGAGCTTGCGGGCGTCGATCATGCCCCCGAAGGCCCCGATGCCCGCGAGCACCTCGGGGGTGTAGGTGGACTTGATGCGGGCGGCGGCGGCTTTGAGGGCCCCGGCCTTGCGGTCGATGTCTACCCCGGCGTCTTCGTATTTCATGGCGTTCCCTCGCTCAGGTCAGTTGCACGCCGATGGCCTCGGCCAGCAATTGGCGCACCACCTCGGGCTTGGCGGTGCCCTTGCTCTCCCTCATCACCTGGCCCAACAGCGCGTTGATGGCCTGGAGCTTGCCGTCTTTGATCTGCTGCACCACGGCGGGGTTGGCGCTCACCACCTTCTCGACCAGGGCACGGATGGCCCCGGTGTCCACCACCACCCTCAGGCCGCGCTCTTGCACCAACCGCTCGGGGTCGGCGCCCTCCATCACCTCGGGGAGGAGGTTCTTGGCCACGCGGCTGGTGATCTCGCCCTTCACGAACAGCCTCACCAGGCGGCCTAAGTGCTCGGGGGTGAGGCGGGTGTCCTGAATCTCCAGCCCCCGCTCGTTGAGGTAGCCGGCCACGTCGGTGCCCAGCCAGTCGGCCAGCTTCTGCGGCTCCTCGCCGTAAGCCCGAAGCGCCTCGTCGAAGAAGCGGGCCAGCGAGGCGTTGTAGGCCAGGATTTCCGCGTCGTAGGGGCGCACGCCGCTGGCTACGTAGCGCGCGAACTTCTGGGCCGGGAGCTCGGGCATGGCCGCGCGCAGGCGCCGCAGCCACTCCTCGCTCACCACGATGGGCGGTAGGTCGGGCTCGGGGAAGTAGCGGTAGTCGGACTCGCCCTCCTTCAGGCGCATCACGTAGGTCTTGCCCCCGCCCTCGTCCCAGCCCAACGTGGCCTGCTCGACCCGGCGGCCCAGGCGCAGCAACTCGCTCTGGCGCTTGATCTCGTACTCGAGCGCCCGCTGCACGCTCTTGAAGGAGTTGAGGTTCTTGATCTCGACCTTGGTGCCCAACGGCTCCCCCCGCCGCCGTACCGAGACGTTGACGTCGGCGCGCATCTTGCCCTCTTCGGGGTTGGCGTCGGAGATGCCCAGGGTCTGGGCGATGGAGCGCACGTGGCTCAGAAAGATACGGGCCTGCTCGGGGGTGCGGATGTCGGGCTCGGTGACCATCTCGATCAGCGGCGAGCCCGCGCGGTTGAGGTCGATGAGCGAGTAGTCGCCGAAGTCGGGGTGCAGCGACTTGCCCGCGTCCTCCTCGAGGTGCACCCGTTTGATGCCGATGCGGCTCCCCTCGACCTCGAGCCAGCCGTGCTCGGCGATGGGGAGGTCGTACTGGGAGATCTGGTAGTTTTTGGGCATGTCGGGGTAGAAGTAGCTCTTGCGGTGGAACTGCGTCCAGGAAGCGATTTTGCAGTTCAGGGCCAGCCCGAACATGATCCCGTACTCCACCGCCTTGGCATTGGTCACGGGCAAGACCCCCGGCAGCCCCAGGTCTACGGGGTGGACGTGGGTGTTGGGCTCAGCGCCAAAGTAGCCCGCCGGGGCGGGCGAGAACATCTTGGTCCTGGTTTTGAGGTGCAGGTGAATTTCCAGCCCCACCACCGCTTCGAAATCCGACATACCGCTTCATTATAGGCGCAGCCTGACATAGAGCGGTTCCCTATGGATACCGCCTACAATTGCCTCTTGCTGTAGGCGGTAATTTGTGCCGCATCGCGTGCGGCGTAAATGCGGCAAACGCCACAAGCGCCCGCCACCTGAAGTCAGTCGCCCCTACCGTTCTCGAGCAGCAGCTCCTCGCTGGTCTCCAGGCGCACCACGTCGTCTTCGCCCAGGTACTCCCCGCTCTGCACCTCGATGATGACCAGGTCGATGAGGCCGGGGTTGGAGAGGCGGTGGGGGGTGGCGGCGGGGATGTCGATCGACTCGTTGGTTCGCAACCACAGCTCCTGCTCCCCCCGCACCACCCGCGCGGTACCCGAGACCACCACCCAGTGTTCGCTGCGGTGGTGGTGCAGCTGCAGCAGTTGACCCTGGCCGGGTCGGATCACCAGGCGGCGGATGGTGAAGTTGGGGCCTTCTTCCAGCAGCGTGTAGCTGCCCCAGGGGCGCTGTACGGTACGGTGGCGGTTGGCGGCTTGGTGCTGCTTGGCCTGAAGCTGCTCG
Encoded proteins:
- a CDS encoding histidine phosphatase family protein, coding for MTEIWLIRHGETAWNAESRLQGQLDVPLSPKGVSQAFRVAERLKNSHLTFDALYTSDLTRALQTARPIAENLGLDLWLEPRLREIDVGELQNKLHEEIKREFPEYFRAVSADPWNTPRPGGESMADVARRVEDFLRELPEGRFIAVAHGGVIRAALKLTLGLEGLSWRKFHIQNTSITRLLYPEGSALTVGDAGHLETWADYLSDDQITSGGVEQASGSSR
- the purM gene encoding phosphoribosylformylglycinamidine cyclo-ligase, whose amino-acid sequence is MKYEDAGVDIDRKAGALKAAAARIKSTYTPEVLAGIGAFGGMIDARKLQGMQQPVLVASTDGVGTKTMLAAQTGRWGGLGFDIVNHCVNDLLVQGAKPLFFLDYVASSRLEPELLGVVLESLAEACKAAGMPLLGGETAEMPGVYHPGGLDLVGTIVGVVERSRIVDGSRVEPGDAIIALPSSGLHTNGYSLARKVFEGWDLRQPRPELGRSLGEALLEPHRSYLEPVSRLLDSGLEVRAMAHITGGGVYENLPRVLPEGIGAHLELGTWPLPPLFRLIQEAGNVALEEMFRVFNMGLGYLIVVRESDVAPALQCLGMGYRVGKALEGQGVTVG
- the aguB gene encoding N-carbamoylputrescine amidase; the protein is MPRLAIVQMSMSEALEQNLAKAERFIREAAANRAQIVLLPELFENLYFCQKEREEFFRLAHPLEEHPFIPRFQALAKELEVVLPISFFERSGQAHYNSLAMIDADGSLMGVYRKSHIPDGPGYEEKYYFNPGDTGFKVWSTRYGCIGVGICWDQWYPEAARIMALLGADLLLYPTAIGSEPEEAGGIDTKDMWQRAMIGHAVSNVVYLAAPNRVGTESIEGTRQTFYGHSFISDYMGNKIAELGATEEGILYADLDFARARAFRAGMGFFRDRRPQLYSPLLTYDGKTRQG
- the gatB gene encoding Asp-tRNA(Asn)/Glu-tRNA(Gln) amidotransferase subunit GatB, which translates into the protein MSDFEAVVGLEIHLHLKTRTKMFSPAPAGYFGAEPNTHVHPVDLGLPGVLPVTNAKAVEYGIMFGLALNCKIASWTQFHRKSYFYPDMPKNYQISQYDLPIAEHGWLEVEGSRIGIKRVHLEEDAGKSLHPDFGDYSLIDLNRAGSPLIEMVTEPDIRTPEQARIFLSHVRSIAQTLGISDANPEEGKMRADVNVSVRRRGEPLGTKVEIKNLNSFKSVQRALEYEIKRQSELLRLGRRVEQATLGWDEGGGKTYVMRLKEGESDYRYFPEPDLPPIVVSEEWLRRLRAAMPELPAQKFARYVASGVRPYDAEILAYNASLARFFDEALRAYGEEPQKLADWLGTDVAGYLNERGLEIQDTRLTPEHLGRLVRLFVKGEITSRVAKNLLPEVMEGADPERLVQERGLRVVVDTGAIRALVEKVVSANPAVVQQIKDGKLQAINALLGQVMRESKGTAKPEVVRQLLAEAIGVQLT
- a CDS encoding agmatine deiminase family protein → METTLTPRALGFAMPAEWAPHAATWTAWPHDEEQWLGYLEPVRQEFAAFVNTLARFEPVHLIVGDEESEADAKARLDSANLTLHRVPHNDLWLRDSGAIFVRRGEEVALTDWEFNGWGGKYPAQLDNQVPTHMARILGGKLWRVGIVMEGGSLEVNGQGVCLTTRQCLLSPKRNPHLNEEELEGYLHDYLGVHSVIWLGEGLEGDHTDGHIDTIARFAREHTIVSAVCEDESDPNYPPLRENLEILESLGGFQIVKLPLPRNPLYLEGTRLPLTYANFYIANGAVLVPIYGDPNDEKALEILRQVFPERQVIGLMARNLITGGGAFHCVTQQQPVGRIWAGG